A genomic window from Colletotrichum destructivum chromosome 7, complete sequence includes:
- a CDS encoding Putative E3 ubiquitin-protein ligase listerin: MSRAFGKGGRSSGARGFGSPASAFGGFSSSPGSGLSYLTEPPDLSSISDANAVVSFKNTLKKDATTKAKALEDLLAYIQAHPFEKDGGAEEAVLEAWVQIYPRISIDNSRRVRELSHTLQLELMKSARKRMEKHVPKIVGAWLAGLYDKDRVVSRAANDGLSSFLNSPEKVTLFWKKCQSQIMTYATDAIQETKDTLSDERSTTADDAEAKYLRVVGASISLVLGLLQKLEPVDIQREEEAYDNFFAEEKVWKSVVMGDPSVRRSACQLLWTCLDKRLESVSSQLPRLKKSFIAEGLKSNQTGSAVEYVRVLTKLTSKFPEIWTSSSEKKTPITRLNGFLEKGSHNSSAKYWEHLEELIKAIPDEHFTIEASADALKSMKTGITSREEPRMNATLAWTCYVRITKHFLQGLPSDGSRAKLVQDHIFPLLEHFLFPTPENSSWEIGGAGRLDVLGEVYGVTVDSSSPDLIQVTTEKLENLSSAFCTRISNSLPEVSKDYERSQEAVSSEGNRWFTLFGQVQKNSQSSTEPLMSPSKAIITSSLNLLANRNLKPYGAAGVVYSVGKNAPQLWEDAEAAHALEQFLVAQGRDRMDVLMASRSAADLLNCVNVLGTLKGQETAYATIWKTWVDALLDLSDEKLAAKGVERLVASQQASTLAKTHEKLQIFLAAKCSGAARGEYDSWSLFEAAFGNDTVTESTAKELVDNSISALSQDKQNSLQALRALEIVANNKPGLLSQDESTHMAVVTELLGLAELNDRSISPRATSLRALLEQPTDGTSPVVAIIQRNLEEADQQSLGIETLVQQALQAARAGSISTEDLFPSTNIWMQQLSIFFQGSLNPSLSITSDLKGAHFLVQAPEQTQRIRARRDRDGYSIPARMAFYTSKLLSSDISVSNLPESFQVELLYLLCVSIQMVSDQITLMDENKLFLSLEVGDALASAESFVSATRVTINTIAEEAKGWRDGSEAGSTKLIHSLIAIMTQETKELTPLGVYSARALSELIQTLTEKHGFPATGDEKINQLATLKATPPTILAATAVLAGFGESLESSKTVNMLCNRLVSDIAGASVEPEKADKTLQILVLLNACLQVYEVGEVPVANNRIVFAVRQITSWMDDTLNITPALSTEICRALQRLLPSMKDVYGSYWEKAIEFSTALWAKASDDRLDDSLPYIHTSLRLMTVLETMSEPNDDLADALKEFAETKSLSLVELLKLDRAKSTQPLEIVDAIICRQVNKIPLKHVNDLSDLYGLIAADSRSIQTAAFNLLHYALPAQQEELSVNVLLEKTDARLPDELLSLLLDAPTLERYPDEVLAQFPLAIRSYLLSWHLVFDAFSTASLKVRNDYTEHLKTENYIAPLLDFTFDVLGHSAAHPLNLEREGLTTQHITSYNVSLADAESDERNLHWLLVHLYYLTLKYTPGLFKSWYLDCRSKQTRIAVEGWMTRYFSPIIVSDALDEVSAWAASQEPPADDDEKELVVKVSKSGKEITAGYEVDESMASIAVKVPASYPIEGVSVVGINRVAVSERKWQSWLLTTQGVITFSNGSIIDGLSAFRRNIVGALKGQTECAICYSIISTDKKMPDKRCQTCKNLFHRTCLYKWFQSSNQNTCPLCRNPIDYLGSDTKGRRGA; the protein is encoded by the exons ATGTCACGGGCCTTTGGAAAAGGCGGCCGATCATCCGGCGCAAGAGGCTTCGGCAGCCCTGCCAGTGCCTTCGgcggcttctcctcctcacctGGCAGCGGCCTCTCCTACCTCACCGAGCCCCCCGACCTGTCCTCCATCTCGGACGCAAACGCCGTCGTTTCCTTCAAGAACACGCTCAAGAAAGATGCCACAACAAAGGCAAAGGCGTTGGAGGACCTCCTGGCCTACATACAGGCTCATCCATTCGAGAAGGACGGAGGCGCAGAAGAGGCAGTCTTGGAAGCATGG GTACAAATATATCCTCGTATTTCCATAGACAATTCTCGCCGCGTCCGCGAACTCTCCCACACACTACAGCTCGAGTTGATGAAGTCGGCCCGGAAGCGCATGGAGAAGCATGTCCCCAAAATTGTGGGCGCCTGGCTCGCCGGCCTGTACGACAAGGACAGAGTCGTGTCGAGGGCTGCGAATGACGGCCTCTCGTCCTTCCTCAACAGCCCGGAGAAGGTCACGCTGTTCTGGAAGAAGTGCCAGTCGCAAATTATGACCTATGCCACGGACGCTATCCAGGAGACAAAGGACACCCTCAGCGACGAGCGATCGACGACAGCTGATGATGCCGAAGCCAAATATCTCCGAGTCGTGGGAGCTAGCATTTCTCTCGTCCTTGGTCTCCTCCAAAAACTTGAACCAGTTGACATAcaaagggaggaagaggcatACGACAATTTCTTCGCAGAAGAGAAGGTCTGGAAGAGTGTCGTCATGGGCGACCCCTCAGTCAGACGCTCGGCCTGCCAGTTGCTGTGGACATGCCTTGACAAGAGGCTCGAGTCTGTCTCTTCTCAGCTCCCTCGTTTGAAAAAGTCTTTCATTGCAGAGGGACTAAAGAGCAACCAAACTGGCTCGGCCGTCGAATATGTCAGGGTCCTCACAAAGTTGACGAGCAAGTTTCCCGAAATCTGGACGAGCTCTAGCGAAAAAAAGACCCCGATCACCAGACTGAATGGTTTCCTAGAGAAGGGATCCCACAACAGCTCCGCCAAGTACTGGGAACATCTCGAGGAACTCATCAAGGCTATCCCGGATGAGCATTTCACTATCGAAGCTTCAGCGGATGCTCTCAAGTCAATGAAGACTGGAATAACGAGCCGAGAAGAGCCGAGAATGAACGCCACCCTTGCCTGGACATGCTACGTTCGCATAACCAAGCACTTCTTGCAGGGGCTCCCTTCGGACGGCTCGCGTGCCAAATTGGTTCAAGATCATATCTTCCCTCTGCTAGAGCACTTTCTCTTCCCGACACCCGAAAACTCTTCATGGGAGATTGGGGGCGCTGGGCGTCTTGACGTGCTTGGCGAAGTCTATGGGGTTACCGTCGACTCGTCGTCTCCAGACCTGATTCAAGTGACGACCGAGAAATTGGAGAACCTATCCTCTGCCTTTTGTACCAGGATATCCAATTCACTACCTGAAGTGTCTAAGGACTATGAACGGTCTCAAGAAGCTGTTTCTTCCGAGGGGAACCGTTGGTTCACCTTGTTTGGTCAAGTTCAGAAGAACAGCCAGTCTTCCACAGAGCCCCTCATGAGCCCTTCCAAGGCTATCATTACGAGCAGCTTGAATTTGCTCGCCAACAGAAATCTCAAGCCTTATGGAGCCGCCGGAGTAGTCTACAGCGTTGGCAAAAATGCTCCGCAATTGTGGGAAGATGCGGAAGCTGCCCATGCTCTGGAGCAATTCCTTGTTGCACAGGGCCGAGATCGCATGGATGTCCTGATGGCTTCGCGGTCTGCTGCTGACTTGTTGAACTGCGTGAACGTCCTCGGAACTCTCAAGGGGCAGGAGACAGCTTACGCTACCATCTGGAAGACCTGGGTTGATGCTTTGTTGGACTTGtccgacgagaagctcgcaGCCAAAGGCGTCGAGCGTCTAGTTGCGAGTCAGCAAGCGTCAACTCTTGCCAAAACACACGAGAAGCTCCAAATTTTCCTCGCGGCCAAGTGTTCTGGCGCAGCCCGTGGAGAATATGATTCTTGGAGTCTCTTTGAGGCGGCCTTTGGTAACGATACCGTCACCGAATCTACGGCTAAAGAATTGGTGGACAACAGCATCTCCGCCTTATCGCAAGACAAGCAAAACTCACTCCAGGCTCTTCGGGCGTTGGAAATTGTGGCAAACAACAAGCCGGGGCTCTTGTCGCAGGATGAGTCGACGCATATGGCAGTCGTCACTGAGTTGCTGGGACTCGCCGAACTCAACGACAGATCCATCTCGCCTCGTGCCACCTCGCTGAGAGCTTTGCTGGAACAGCCCACCGATGGCACATCGCCCGTTGTTGCCATCATCCAGCGGAATCTGGAGGAAGCCGACCAACAGTCACTCGG TATCGAAACCTTGGTGCAACAAGCCCTACAAGCTGCTAGGGCGGGATCTATCAGCACAGAAGATCTCTTCCCGAGCACAAACATCTGGATGCAGCAGCTGTCAATCTTCTTCCAAGGCTCGCTTAACCCATCGCTCTCCATCACCAGCGACTTGAAAGGTGCGCACTTTTTGGTCCAAGCCCCTGAGCAAACACAACGCATTCGCGCACGGAGAGATCGCGACGGCTACTCCATCCCTGCGAGAATGGCCTTTTACACCTCCAAGCTCTTGTCATCCGACATCTCTGTCTCGAACCTGCCAGAGAGCTTCCAGGTTGAGCTTCTCTACCTTCTGTGCGTGTCGATCCAGATGGTTTCGGACCAGATCACACTGATGGACGAAAACAAACTATTCTTGAGCCTCGAAGTGGGAGATGCCCTCGCATCGGCCGAGTCGTTCGTGTCCGCCACCAGAGTAACGATTAACACCAttgccgaggaggccaagggaTGGAGAGACGGCTCAGAAGCTGGGTCGACGAAGCTGATCCACAGCCTCATCGCTATCATGACACAAGAAACGAAGGAGCTTACGCCGCTCGGGGTCTACAGCGCCAGGGCGTTGAGTGAGCTCATCCAGACATTGACCGAGAAGCACGGTTTCCCCGCTaccggcgacgagaagatcAACCAACTAGCCACACTCAAAGCCACGCCGCCCACGATCCTGGCAGCGACCGCGGTGCTTGCGGGTTTTGGCGAGAGCTTGGAGTCATCCAAGACTGTCAATATGCTGTGCAACCGCCTTGTTAGTGACATCGCAGGAGCGTCTGTAGAGCCCGAAAAGGCCGACAAAACGCTACAGATTCTGGTGCTTCTGAACGCATGCCTGCAAGTCtacgaggtcggcgaggttCCAGTGGCTAACAACCGCATTGTCTTCGCCGTACGCCAGATCACGTCGTGGATGGACGACACACTTAACATCACTCCTGCTCTGTCGACGGAGATCTGCAGGGCGTTACAGAGGCTGCTTCCCAGCATGAAAGACGTCTATGGTTCGTACTGGGAGAAGGCGATCGAGTTCTCGACTGCGTTGTGGGCGAAGGCGTCGgacgaccgcctcgacgactCGCTTCCTTATATCCACACGTCACTGAGGCTCATGACCGTTTTGGAAACCATGTCAGAGCCAAACGACGACCTGGCGGACGCTCTCAAGGAGTTCGCCGAGACCAAGTCCCTGTCGCTCGTCGAACTCCTCAAGCTGGACCGCGCGAAGAGCACCCAGCCATTGGAGATTGTTGACGCCATAATCTGCAGGCAGGTCAATAAGATCCCCCTGAAGCACGTCAACGATTTGTCGGACCTCTATGGTCTCATTGCCGCCGACTCGCGCTCCATCCAGACCGCCGCATTCAACCTCCTACACTACGCTTTGCCGGCGCAACAAGAGGAGCTTTCTGTCAATGTCCTCCTCGAAAAGACCGACGCCCGCCTCCCCGACGAGCTCCTCTcactcctcctcgacgcgccCACTCTCGAGCGCTACCCGGATGAGGTCCTCGCCCAGTTTCCCCTCGCCATCCGCTCCTACCTCCTCTCCTGGCACCTCGTCTTTGACGCCTTCAGCACCGCCTCTCTTAAGGTCCGCAACGACTACACGGAGCACCTCAAGACGGAGAATTATATCGCGCCGCTCCTTGACTTCACCTTTGACGTGCTGGGCCACTCGGCCGCCCACCCGCTCAACCTTGAACGCGAGGGCCTGACGACGCAGCATATCACCTCGTACAACGTCTCCCTTGCCGACGCTGAGTCCGACGAACGCAACCTGCACTGGCTGCTCGTACACCTGTATTACCTGACGCTCAAGTACACGCCTGGCCTCTTCAAGTCGTGGTACCTCGACTGCCGCTCCAAGCAGACGCGCATCGCGGTCGAGGGGTGGATGACGCGCTACTTCTCGCCCATCATCGTCTcggacgccctcgacgaggtctcGGCCTGGGCCGCGAGCCAGGAGccgcccgccgacgatgatgagaaggagctcgtcgtcaaggtcagCAAATCGGGCAAGGAGATCACGGCGGGCTACGAGGTGGACGAGAGTATGGCCTCAatcgccgtcaaggtccCGGCGAGCTACCCGATCGAGGGCGtcagcgtcgtcggcatTAACCGTGTCGCGGTGAGCGAACGCAAATGGCAGAGTTGGCTGCTCACAACGCAGGGCGTCATCACTTTCTCG AATGGGAGCATCATCGACGGCCTCTCGGCCTTCCGGCGCaacatcgtcggcgccctcaagGGCCAGACGGAATGCGCCATCTGCTACTCCATCATTTCGACCGACAAGAAGATGCCCGACAAGAGGTGCCAGACGTGCAAGAATCTCTTCCACCGCACGTGCCTTTACAAGTGGTTCCAGAGCAGCAACCAGAACACGTGCCCCCTGTGCCGTAACCCGATCGACTACTTGGGATCGGACACCAAGGGGCGTAGGGGTGCCTGA
- a CDS encoding Putative forkhead-associated (FHA) domain-containing protein has translation MMDSSPQSKSLEPTLPLAGTKRSAPSLLPPFEPLSSSPGFPRPSKRQARPGSVGGKNAYLKYPTPIPTSSTGILSSSPPRVHQRPGGLPRALSSASERTPLGALASIELNDNGETLLMGRSSNSSHYQLSANRLVSRIHVKARYVPAASALEPNKIEIICNGWNGLKLHCQGRTWELLKGDSFTSETEGSEIMLDVQDARVMIQWPKRDRHDRLASPDESAWGDSPPRSAARAAADLLQSSPLRHTSRIESPESPTPVHLSSSQRLQALLPTDDGEVHIYEDSIADEPELPKLADSGTIIGQSFATEATNSFSSELSEPEDENDPDEENDPVVHSFGPFGADISNRLASITTASPKFPSFKRPGLSTIHDEANASNASSPISAPPKSPEDEEEEEYEPKEVEPPYENPAVRNHVVNQLAFSRLSSNPLSTIMNNLPSEEKRGLTKDQLRSLIEATACIGIIRRQGKDAAGKPLESEYYYVPEADDDDQRRLAVTDGLRKPSLRACRKQHKVSYAVSTREVGANICCLAILLETPAHTLNHAHLI, from the coding sequence ATGATGGACTCGTCGCCCCAATCCAAGTCTCTGGAGCCCACGCTTCCACTGGCCGGCACCAAGCGTTCTGCCCCAAGTCTTCTACCGCCATTCGaacctctctcttcctcgccagGCTTCCCTCGACCCTCCAAACGACAAGCGCGACCCGGTTCCGTGGGGGGTAAAAACGCGTACCTGAAGTATCCCACGCCCATCCCGACGTCGAGCACCGGCATCCTCTCGTCTTCTCCACCCCGCGTCCACCAAAGACCCGGTGGCCTACCACGAGCCCTCTCTTCCGCCTCGGAGCGCACTcccctcggcgcccttgccTCCATCGAACTgaacgacaacggcgagacTCTGCTGATGGGCCGATCTAGCAACTCGTCCCACTACCAGCTATCCGCTAACCGTCTTGTGTCCCGCATCCATGTCAAGGCACGCTATGTGCCCGCTGCTTCCGCGTTAGAGCCGAACAAGATTGAGATCATCTGCAACGGCTGGAACGGCCTGAAGCTGCACTGCCAGGGTCGCACATGGGAGCTCCTCAAGGGCGATTCCTTCACCTCGGAGACGGAAGGCTCCGAGATCATGCTTGACGTCCAGGATGCCCGTGTCATGATCCAATGGCCGAAGCGGGACCGCCATGACCGCCTGGCAAGCCCCGACGAGTCGGCCTGGGGCGACTCGCCGCCCCGCTCCGCCGCCCGTGCTGCTGCCGACCTCCTTCAGTCCAGCCCCCTCCGCCACACCTCGCGCATTGAGTCTCCGGAGTCGCCCACCCCAGTGCATCTGTCCAGTTCGCAAAGACTTCAGGCCCTTCTTcccaccgacgacggcgaggtccaCATCTACGAGGACTCGATTGCAGACGAGCCCGAGCTGCCCAAGCTGGCCGACTCGggcaccatcatcggccaGAGCTTCGCGACTGAGGCCACTAACTCGTTCTCGTCCGAACTCAgcgagcccgaggacgagaacgaccCGGATGAAGAGAACGACCCCGTGGTTCACTCTTTCGGGCCGTTCGGTGCAGACATCTCTAATCGCCTGGCTTCCATCACCACTGCATCGCCTAAATTCCCGTCCTTCAAGCGACCAGGCCTGTCCACAAtccacgacgaggccaaTGCCTCGAATGCGTCGAGTCCCATCTCCGCACCGCCAAAGTcgcccgaggacgaagaagaagaagaatatGAGCCAAAGGAGGTTGAGCCCCCTTACGAAAACCCCGCCGTTCGCAACCACGTGGTCAACCAGCTCGCATTCTCTCGCTTATCGTCCAACCCGCTGTCGACCATCATGAACAATCTGCCGtccgaggagaagaggggttTGACCAAGGACCAACTTCGAAGCCTCATCGAGGCCACGGCGTGCATCGGCATCATTCGTCGCCAGggcaaggacgccgccggcaagccCCTCGAGAGCGAGTACTACTACGtgcccgaggccgacgatgacgaccaGCGTCGTCTCGCCGTCACGGACGGGCTGCGCAAGCCCAGTCTGAGAGCGTGCCGAAAGCAGCATAAGGTGAGCTATGCCGTGTCGACGAGGGAGGTTGGAGCTAACATTTGCTGCTTAGCAATATTACTGGAAACGCCCGCGCACACCCTGAACCACGCTCACCTAATCTAG
- a CDS encoding Putative ribosomal protein uL1, translating to MAPSKTVAVASKDVTPSIDPEQTLKASKALLAHIKKAAKEKSQEPGKKNLLADLDDEEANIAQQPIWLTLTTKRHIADTTRLKPGKIALPHPLNSDEESTICLITADPQRAYKNIVASDEFPAALRKRITRVVDLGKLKSKFKQYEAQRKLFSEHDIFLADDRIVSRLPKALGKTFYKTTAKRPIPVVISAKAPRGDDGKRAKPQPKTPGTINAGTPQEIANEIEKAIGAALVSLSPSTNTAIRIGYAGFSADQIADNVNAVVKALVEKWVPQKWQNVKSIYIKGQETAALPVWLTDELWLEQKDIVADDSEQAKAIKEKANVGKKRKSIGAAAEEDDDAGEISKPSAKKAKKAAAKEAQKALPESNDDVLNKQIAERKEKLKKQKAKAKAALDN from the exons ATGGCTCCCTCAAAGACTGTCGCCGTTGCGTCGAAAGATGTCACTCCCTCGATTGATCCCGAGCAG ACCCTGAAGGCCTCCAAGGCTCTCCTGGCGCacatcaagaaggccgccaaggaaaAGTCCCAAGAACCCGGCAAGAAGAACCtgctcgccgacctcgacgatgaagaggccAACATCGCCCAGCAGCCCATCTGGCTGACCCTCACGACGAAGCGCCACATTGCCGACACGACCCGTCTCAAGCCCGGCAAGATCGCCCTGCCTCACCCGCTCAACTCTGACGAGGAGTCGACGATATGTCTCATCACCGCCGACCCCCAGCGCGCCTACAAGAACATTGTCGCCTCGGACGAGTTCCCCGCCGCCTTGCGCAAGCGCATCacccgcgtcgtcgacctcggcaagCTCAAGTCCAAATTCAAGCAGTACGAGGCCCAGCGCAAGCTCTTCTCTGAGCATgacatcttcctcgccgacgaccgcATCGTCAGCCGCCTGCCCAAGGCCCTCGGCAAGACCTTTTATAAGACCACCGCCAAGAGGCCTATccccgtcgtcatctcggccaaggcaccgcgcggcgacgacggcaagcgTGCTAAGCCCCAACCCAAGACCCCCGGCACCATCAACGCCGGCACGCCGCAGGAGATTGCCAACGAAatcgagaaggccatcgGCGCTGCCCTCGTTAGCCTGAGCCCGTCGACCAACACCGCCATCCGGATAGGCTACGCCGGCTTCTCCGCCGACCAAATCGCCGACAACGtcaacgccgtcgtcaaggcaCTCGTCGAGAAGTGGGTGCCGCAGAAGTGGCAGAACGTCAAGAGCATCTACATCAAGGGCCAGGAGACGGCAGCCCTGCCCGTCTGGCTGACGGACGAGCTCTGGCTGGAGCAGAAGgacatcgtcgccgatgatagcgagcaggccaaggccatcaaggagaaggccaacgttggcaagaagcgcaagtcgatcggcgccgccgccgaggaggacgatgacgccggcgagatCAGCAAGCCCTCagcgaagaaggccaagaaggccgccgccaaggaggcgcAGAAGGCGTTGCCCGAGAGCAACGACGATGTTCTCAACAAGCAGATTGCTGAGCGCAAGGAGAagctgaagaagcagaaggctAAGGCTAAGGCCGCCCTGGACAACTAG
- a CDS encoding Putative palmitoyl protein thioesterase, which produces MKSISIPTLLTVGSLAAVAYSAATPPQRPLSDDDLNDHALPLIIWHGLGDSYDGDGIKQIGELAEEINPGTFVYTVKVGADPNSDRSATFFGNVTTQLEQVCEEIAAHPILSTAPAVDAIGFSQGGQFLRGYVERCNNPPVRSLVTYGSQHNGIVEFKACGDADLLCKGAMALLRFNTWSTFVQNRLVPAQYYRDPKPDQYEKYLESSNFLADINNERELKNVRYKKNIASLANFVMVMFEDDTTVIPKETAWFEEVNGTESLPLRARPIYQEDWIGLRELDRKGGLRFRQIPGDHMELTQKNLNKTIQEFFGPYKKRFEAEAKPKFASEEL; this is translated from the coding sequence ATGAagtccatctccatccctACGCTCCTCACAGTCGGCTCCCTAGCCGCCGTTGCGTACTCGGCCGCGACCCCTCCTCAAAGACCTCTCTCCGACGATGATTTGAACGACCacgccctccccctcatTATCTggcacggcctcggcgactcgtacgacggcgacggcatcaagcagatcggcgagctggccgaggagatcAACCCGGGCACCTTCGTCTacaccgtcaaggtcggcgcAGACCCCAACAGCGATCGGTCCGCCACCTTCTTCGGCAATGTGACGACGCAGCTCGAGCAGGTGTGTGAGGAAATCGCCGCCCACCCGATCCTCTCGACCGcgcccgccgtcgacgccatcggctTCTCCCAGGGCGGCCAGTTCCTCCGTGGCTATGTCGAACGCTGCAACAACCCGCCTGTCCGCTCCCTAGTAACCTACGGCAGCCAGCACAACGGCATTGTCGAGTTCAAGGCTtgcggcgacgccgacctgCTCTGCAAGGGCGCCATGGCCCTGCTGCGCTTCAACACCTGGTCCACCTTTGTCCAGAACCGCCTCGTGCCCGCCCAGTACTACCGCGACCCCAAGCCAGACCAGTACGAGAAGTACCTTGAGTCGTCCaacttcctcgccgacatcaacaacgaGCGCGAGCTCAAGAACGTCCGGTACAAGAAGAACATCGCGAGCCTCGCCAACTTTGTCATGGTCATGTTCGAGGATGACACCACCGTCATCCCCAAGGAGACGGCCTGGTTCGAGGAGGTCAACGGCACTGAGAGCCTGCCGCTGCGCGCGAGGCCCATCTACCAGGAGGACTGGATTGGCCTGAGGGAGCTGGACCGCAAGGGCGGCCTCCGCTTCCGCCAGATCCCCGGCGACCACATGGAGCTGACCCAAAAGAACCTCAACAAGACCATTCAGGAATTCTTCGGCCCCTACAAGAAGCgcttcgaggccgaggcgaaACCAAAGTTCGCTAGCGAGGAATTGTAA